A window of the Miscanthus floridulus cultivar M001 chromosome 14, ASM1932011v1, whole genome shotgun sequence genome harbors these coding sequences:
- the LOC136505789 gene encoding protein VACUOLELESS GAMETOPHYTES-like, whose product MPKQILHNAHSQHPLLLVDTHSTSFRCNGCGCQGVGFRYRCQTCNFDLHEHCATCPPTASFAFHGQHTLELEPAVFPEDPRSCDLCGTSINGMHYRCRPCGFDVHPVCSQLPVYAVSPLHPAHLVTLTVAAPRKCTHCGANCLWRYRCNPCGINLHPKCLLGRTDDTPLKIPRDN is encoded by the coding sequence ATGCCGAAGCAGATCCTACACAACGCCCACAGCCAGCACCCCCTGCTTCTCGTTGACACCCATAGTACCAGCTTCCGCTGCAATGGCTGCGGCTGCCAGGGCGTTGGCTTCCGCTACCGCTGCCAGACATGCAACTTCGACCTGCACGAGCACTGCGCGACGTGCCCGCCCACCGCGTCCTTCGCTTTCCATGGGCAGCACACATTGGAGCTGGAGCCTGCCGTGTTCCCGGAGGACCCACGGAGCTGCGACCTCTGCGGCACGTCCATCAATGGCATGCACTACCGCTGCCGCCCCTGCGGCTTCGACGTGCACCCTGTCTGCTCGCAGCTTCCGGTTTATGCCGTCTCGCCGCTGCACCCGGCGCACCTTGTCACGCTCACCGTGGCGGCACCCAGGAAGTGCACACACTGTGGCGCCAACTGCTTGTGGCGCTACCGATGCAACCCCTGCGGAATCAACTTGCATCCAAAGTGCTTGCTGGGCCGCACCGACGACACCCCCCTCAAAATTCCTAGAGACAACTAA